From Cellulosimicrobium cellulans, the proteins below share one genomic window:
- the alaS gene encoding alanine--tRNA ligase has product MRTAEIRKRWLDYFADRDHTVVPSASLVSPDPSTLFTIAGMVPFIPYMTGEQTPPWDRATSVQKCVRTLDIDEVGKTTRHGTFFQMNGNFSFGDYFKEGAITYAWDLVTGPREEGKYGFDPETVWVTVYHDDDEARQLWKRIAGLPDERIQARGKKDNYWSTGQPGPAGPCSEIYIDRGPEFGQEGGPVVDEDRYLEIWNLVFMQYAIDDVKSKEEFRIVSELARKNIDTGMGLERVAYLLQGKDNLYEIDEVFPVIAAAEALSGRRYGANREDDVRMRVVADHVRSALMIMSDGVRPSNEGRGYVLRRLLRRSVRAMRLLGVEDRAMPALLPVSRDAMAPSYPEVATDFERISNVAYTEEDAFRRTLTSGTTILDTAVTKAKAAAGTGGVPLLGGDQAFALHDTYGFPIDLTLEMAAEQGVQVDEKAFRALMTEQRQRARADALAKRSGGVDTAAYESLAGELSAPVEFLGYTESSASVRVAGLLVDGVPAPAATAPADVEVVLDRTPFYAEAGGQLADHGTIVLDGGATIEVDDVQRPIKGLSVHRGRLVEGTAALGDPGTATIDRDRRKAISRAHSATHMIHKALQESLGKESTQAGSENAPSRIRFDFRRSSAVPAGALSEIEERVNTQLQENLEVTDQLMPITEARALGAMALFGEKYGDVVRVVSIGGDWSRELCAGTHVQQTGQLGLVTLLGESSIGSGVRRVDALVGDGAYGFQAKEHALVGQLTGLLNVRTEELPDRVSSLVSRLRDAEKELAQLRQGQLLAVAGTLAAGAELAGGTRVVVHDAGEVASADDLRALALDVRGRLGESEPAVVAVGGVAKDRPQVVVVTNASARAAGLRAGVLAKAAAQTLGGGGGGKDDMAQGGGTDVSALPAALQGVRDGAAAAA; this is encoded by the coding sequence ATGCGCACCGCCGAGATCCGCAAGCGCTGGCTCGACTACTTCGCCGACCGCGACCACACCGTCGTGCCCTCGGCGTCGCTCGTCTCCCCGGACCCGTCCACGCTGTTCACCATCGCGGGCATGGTCCCGTTCATCCCGTACATGACGGGTGAGCAGACCCCGCCGTGGGACCGTGCGACCAGCGTCCAGAAGTGCGTGCGCACGCTCGACATCGACGAGGTCGGCAAGACGACGCGTCACGGCACGTTCTTCCAGATGAACGGCAACTTCTCCTTCGGGGACTACTTCAAGGAAGGCGCGATCACCTACGCCTGGGACCTCGTCACGGGTCCGCGCGAGGAGGGCAAGTACGGGTTCGACCCGGAGACGGTCTGGGTGACCGTCTACCACGACGACGACGAGGCGCGGCAGCTCTGGAAGCGCATCGCCGGCCTGCCGGACGAGCGCATCCAGGCGCGCGGCAAGAAGGACAACTACTGGTCCACGGGCCAGCCCGGTCCCGCCGGCCCGTGCTCGGAGATCTACATCGACCGCGGCCCGGAGTTCGGCCAGGAGGGTGGCCCCGTCGTCGACGAGGACCGCTACCTCGAGATCTGGAACCTCGTGTTCATGCAGTACGCGATCGACGACGTGAAGTCGAAGGAGGAGTTCCGGATCGTCTCGGAGCTCGCGCGCAAGAACATCGACACGGGCATGGGCCTGGAGCGCGTCGCCTACCTGCTCCAGGGCAAGGACAACCTCTACGAGATCGACGAGGTGTTCCCCGTCATCGCGGCCGCCGAGGCGCTCTCGGGCCGGCGCTACGGCGCGAACCGGGAGGACGACGTGCGCATGCGCGTCGTGGCCGACCACGTGCGCTCGGCGCTCATGATCATGAGCGACGGCGTGCGCCCCTCCAACGAGGGCCGCGGCTACGTCCTGCGCCGCCTGCTGCGCCGCTCCGTGCGCGCGATGCGCCTGCTGGGCGTGGAGGACCGTGCGATGCCCGCGCTGCTCCCGGTGAGCCGCGACGCCATGGCGCCGTCGTACCCGGAGGTCGCGACCGACTTCGAGCGCATCTCGAACGTCGCCTACACCGAGGAGGACGCGTTCCGTCGCACCCTCACCTCGGGGACGACGATCCTCGACACGGCCGTCACCAAGGCCAAGGCTGCCGCGGGGACGGGCGGGGTGCCGCTGCTCGGCGGCGACCAGGCGTTCGCCCTGCACGACACGTACGGCTTCCCGATCGACCTCACGCTCGAGATGGCCGCCGAGCAGGGTGTCCAGGTCGACGAGAAGGCGTTCCGCGCGCTCATGACCGAGCAGCGCCAGCGCGCCCGCGCCGACGCGCTCGCCAAGCGCTCGGGCGGGGTCGACACGGCCGCCTACGAGTCGCTCGCGGGCGAGCTCTCCGCGCCGGTGGAGTTCCTCGGCTACACGGAGTCCTCGGCCTCCGTGCGCGTGGCCGGGCTGCTCGTCGACGGCGTGCCCGCTCCCGCCGCGACCGCGCCCGCCGACGTCGAGGTCGTGCTCGACCGCACGCCGTTCTACGCGGAGGCCGGCGGCCAGCTCGCCGACCACGGCACGATCGTGCTCGACGGCGGCGCGACCATCGAGGTCGACGACGTCCAGCGCCCGATCAAGGGTCTGTCGGTGCACCGAGGCCGCCTCGTCGAGGGAACGGCGGCGCTCGGCGACCCCGGCACCGCGACGATCGACCGCGACCGCCGCAAGGCGATCAGCCGTGCCCACTCCGCGACGCACATGATCCACAAGGCGCTCCAGGAGTCGCTCGGCAAGGAGTCGACCCAGGCCGGCTCGGAGAACGCGCCCAGCCGCATCCGCTTCGACTTCCGCCGCTCGTCGGCCGTGCCCGCGGGCGCGCTGTCGGAGATCGAGGAGCGGGTGAACACCCAGCTCCAGGAGAACCTCGAGGTCACGGACCAGCTCATGCCGATCACCGAGGCGCGCGCCCTGGGCGCGATGGCGCTGTTCGGCGAGAAGTACGGCGACGTCGTGCGCGTGGTGTCGATCGGCGGCGACTGGTCGCGCGAGCTGTGCGCCGGTACGCACGTGCAGCAGACGGGGCAGCTCGGCCTCGTCACGCTGCTCGGCGAGTCGTCCATCGGCTCGGGCGTGCGTCGCGTCGACGCGCTCGTCGGCGACGGCGCGTACGGCTTCCAGGCCAAGGAGCACGCGCTCGTCGGCCAGCTCACCGGCCTGCTCAACGTGCGGACCGAGGAGCTGCCCGACCGCGTGAGCTCGCTCGTGTCGCGGCTGCGCGACGCGGAGAAGGAGCTCGCGCAGCTCCGGCAGGGTCAGCTCCTCGCGGTGGCCGGCACGCTCGCCGCGGGCGCGGAGCTCGCGGGCGGCACGCGCGTCGTCGTGCACGACGCCGGCGAGGTTGCCTCCGCGGACGACCTCCGTGCGCTGGCGCTCGACGTGCGCGGTCGCCTCGGCGAGTCCGAGCCCGCCGTCGTGGCGGTCGGGGGCGTCGCGAAGGACCGCCCGCAGGTGGTCGTCGTGACCAACGCGTCGGCCCGTGCCGCGGGCCTCCGC